From one Musa acuminata AAA Group cultivar baxijiao chromosome BXJ2-6, Cavendish_Baxijiao_AAA, whole genome shotgun sequence genomic stretch:
- the LOC135613667 gene encoding probable carboxylesterase 18, protein MSPAAVAPPLSRTKRLVIAAVSAINDAACRSDGTVNRRLVSLLDARVAASAKPFRGVRTADVPVDLSRDLWFRLFVPSSVSDGERLPVIVFFHGGGFAFLSPDSYLFDDVCRRICRTVHAVVVSVNYRLAPEHRCPAQYEDGVHVLRFLEDSGLLYADPSAADLADLSSCFLVGDSAGGNIVHHVARRWAADADGWWKKVRLVGMVLIQPYFGGEERTEAELRLVGAPLVSVERTDWLWRAFLPEGADRDHEASNVFGPRAVGELEEALPAAMVVVGGFDPLQDWQRRYYKGLRARGKSARLVEYPEAFHSFYSFPDLKQSTVLMEEIKSFVDSHRPRKDEDGERSGGGDKHSNIEEW, encoded by the coding sequence ATGTCGCCCGCCGCAGTGGCTCCCCCCCTCTCGCGCACCAAGCGGTTAGTCATCGCCGCCGTTTCCGCCATCAACGATGCCGCTTGCCGCTCCGACGGCACCGTCAACCGCCGGCTCGTGTCGCTTCTCGACGCCCGGGTCGCCGCCTCCGCCAAACCCTTTCGTGGCGTCCGCACTGCCGACGTCCCCGTTGACCTCTCCCGTGATCTGTGGTTCCGACTCTTCGTCCCCTCTTCCGTTTCTGACGGCGAACGGCTTCCCGTCATCGTCTTCTTCCACGGAGGCGGGTTCGCCTTCCTGTCCCCCGACTCCTACCTCTTCGACGACGTGTGCCGGCGGATCTGCCGCACGGTCCACGCCGTGGTGGTATCCGTCAACTACCGCCTCGCGCCGGAGCACCGGTGCCCGGCGCAGTACGAGGATGGGGTTCACGTGCTCCGCTTCCTGGAGGACAGCGGCCTCTTGTACGCTGACCCCTCCGCTGCAGATCTTGCCGACCTATCCAGCTGCTTCCTCGTCGGCGATTCCGCCGGCGGAAACATCGTCCACCACGTAGCCCGGCGCTGGGCAGCGGACGCCGACGGCTGGTGGAAGAAGGTGCGACTGGTGGGAATGGTGCTGATCCAGCCCTACTTCGGTGGCGAGGAGCGCACAGAGGCTGAGCTGAGGCTGGTCGGTGCACCGCTGGTGTCGGTGGAGAGGACGGACTGGCTGTGGCGGGCGTTCCTTCCGGAGGGAGCGGACCGGGACCACGAGGCGTCGAACGTGTTCGGGCCGCGGGCGGTGGGGGAGCTGGAGGAGGCTCTGCCGGCGGCGATGGTGGTGGTAGGGGGCTTCGACCCGCTGCAGGACTGGCAGCGGAGGTACTACAAGGGGCTGAGGGCGAGGGGCAAGTCGGCGCGGCTGGTGGAGTACCCGGAGGCCTTCCACTCCTTCTACTCCTTCCCTGATCTGAAGCAATCCACAGTGCTCATGGAGGAGATCAAGAGCTTCGTCGACAGCCACCGACCTCGGAAGGACGAGGACGGAGAACGAAGTGGTGGTGGTGACAAGCACAGTAATATTGAAGAATGGTAG
- the LOC135613668 gene encoding probable carboxylesterase 18 yields the protein MSPAAVAPPLSRTKRFVIAAVSAINDAACRSDGTVNRRLVSLLDARVAASAKPFRGVRTADVPVDLSRDLWFRLFVPSSVSDGERLPVIVFFHGGGFAFLSPDSYLFDDVCRRICVTVHAVVVSVNYRLAPEHRCPAQYEDGVQVLRFLDGGGLLYADPSAADLADLSSCFLVGDSAGGNIVHHVARRWAADADGGWKRLRLAGMVLIQPYFGGEERTEAELRLVGAPLVSVERTDWLWRAFLPEGADRDDEASNVFGPRAVGELEEALPAAMVVVGGFDPLQDWQRRYYKGLRARGKSARLVEYPEAFHSFYSFPDLKQSTVLMEEIKSFVDSHRPRKEEDGE from the coding sequence ATGTCGCCCGCCGCAGTGGCTCCCCCCCTCTCGCGCACCAAGCGGTTCGTCATCGCCGCCGTTTCCGCCATCAACGACGCCGCTTGCCGCTCCGACGGTACCGTCAACCGCCGCCTTGTGTCGCTCCTCGACGCCCGTGTCGCCGCTTCCGCCAAACCCTTTCGTGGCGTCCGCACTGCCGACGTCCCTGTTGACCTCTCCCGTGATCTGTGGTTCCGACTCTTCGTCCCCTCTTCCGTTTCTGACGGCGAACGGCTTCCCGTCATCGTCTTCTTCCACGGAGGCGGGTTCGCCTTCCTGTCCCCCGACTCCTACCTCTTCGACGACGTGTGCCGCCGGATCTGCGTCACGGTCCACGCCGTCGTGGTATCCGTCAACTACCGCCTCGCGCCGGAGCACCGGTGCCCGGCGCAGTACGAGGACGGGGTTCAAGTGCTCCGCTTCCTGGACGGCGGCGGCCTCTTGTACGCTGACCCCTCCGCTGCAGATCTTGCCGACCTATCCAGCTGCTTCCTCGTGGGCGACTCCGCCGGCGGAAACATCGTTCACCACGTAGCCCGGCGCTGGGCAGCGGACGCCGACGGCGGGTGGAAGAGGCTGCGACTGGCGGGAATGGTGCTGATCCAGCCCTACTTCGGTGGCGAGGAGCGCACAGAGGCTGAGCTGAGGCTGGTCGGTGCACCGCTGGTGTCGGTGGAGAGGACGGACTGGCTGTGGCGGGCGTTCCTTCCGGAGGGAGCGGACCGGGACGACGAGGCGTCTAACGTGTTCGGTCCGCGGGCGGTGGGGGAACTGGAGGAGGCTCTGCCGGCGGCGATGGTGGTGGTAGGGGGCTTCGACCCGCTGCAGGACTGGCAGCGGAGGTACTACAAGGGGCTGAGGGCGAGGGGCAAGTCGGCGCGGCTGGTGGAGTACCCGGAGGCCTTCCACTCCTTCTACTCCTTCCCTGATCTGAAGCAATCCACAGTGCTCATGGAGGAGATCAAGAGCTTCGTCGACAGCCACCGACCTCGGAAGGAGGAGGACGGAGAATGA
- the LOC135613669 gene encoding probable carboxylesterase 18, with protein sequence MSPAAVAPPLSRTKRFVIAAVSAINDAACRSDGTVNRRLVSLLDARVAASAKPFRGVRTADVPVDLSRDLWFRLFVPSSVSDGERLPVIVFFHGGGFAFLSPDSYLFDDVCRRICRTVHAVVVSVNYRLAPEHRCPAQYEDGVHVLRFLDGGGLLYADPSAADLADLSSCFLVGDSAGGNIVHHVARRWAADADGGWKRLRLAGMVLIQPYFGGEERTEAELRLVGAPLVSVERTDWLWRAFLPEGADRDHEASNVFGPRAVGELEEALPAAMVVVGGFDPLQDWQRRYYKGLRARGKSARLVEYPEAFHSFYSFPDLKQSTVLMEEIKSFVDSHRPRKEEDGE encoded by the coding sequence ATGTCGCCCGCCGCAGTGGCTCCCCCCCTCTCGCGCACCAAGCGATTCGTCATCGCCGCCGTTTCCGCCATCAACGACGCCGCTTGCCGCTCAGACGGCACCGTCAACCGCCGCCTTGTGTCGCTCCTCGACGCCCGTGTCGCCGCCTCCGCCAAACCCTTTCGTGGCGTCCGCACCGCCGACGTCCCCGTTGACCTCTCCCGTGATCTGTGGTTCCGACTCTTCGTCCCCTCTTCCGTTTCTGATGGTGAACGGCTTCCCGTCATCGTCTTCTTCCACGGAGGCGGGTTCGCATTCCTGTCCCCCGACTCCTACCTCTTCGACGACGTGTGCCGCCGGATCTGCCGCACGGTCCACGCCGTCGTTGTATCCGTCAACTACCGCCTCGCGCCGGAGCACCGGTGCCCGGCGCAGTACGAGGACGGGGTTCACGTGCTCCGCTTCCTGGACGGCGGCGGCCTCTTGTACGCTGACCCCTCCGCTGCTGATCTTGCCGACCTATCCAGCTGCTTCCTCGTGGGCGACTCCGCCGGCGGAAACATCGTCCACCACGTAGCCCGGCGCTGGGCAGCGGACGCCGACGGCGGGTGGAAGAGGCTGCGACTGGCGGGAATGGTGCTGATCCAGCCCTACTTCGGTGGCGAGGAGCGCACAGAGGCTGAGCTGAGGCTGGTCGGTGCACCGCTGGTGTCGGTGGAGAGGACGGACTGGCTGTGGCGGGCGTTCCTTCCGGAGGGAGCGGACCGGGACCACGAGGCGTCTAACGTGTTCGGTCCGCGGGCGGTGGGGGAACTGGAGGAGGCTCTGCCGGCGGCGATGGTGGTGGTAGGGGGCTTCGACCCGCTGCAGGACTGGCAGCGGAGGTACTACAAGGGGCTGAGGGCGAGGGGCAAGTCGGCGCGGCTGGTGGAGTACCCGGAGGCCTTCCACTCCTTCTACTCCTTCCCTGATCTGAAGCAATCCACAGTGCTCATGGAGGAGATCAAGAGCTTCGTCGACAGCCACCGACCTCGGAAGGAGGAGGACGGAGAATGA
- the LOC103989371 gene encoding VQ motif-containing protein 31-like isoform X2 has translation MEKPQAGSAAQECTAPSTTFVRADATTFKELVQRLTGPNERDGAHRPVVAPAPPSSPTKLSGLKRLHERRQRSRPKLTILKPGSTSKPPTPAVLSPSVTGASASPSADFAGLNICEHKGVDGADELDEEEEERAIKERRFYLHPSPRSRSRNPEPELLPLFPLTSPRSHQS, from the coding sequence ATGGAGAAGCCACAAGCTGGGTCGGCAGCGCAAGAGTGCACCGCTCCCTCCACCACCTTCGTCCGAGCCGACGCCACCACCTTCAAGGAGCTCGTCCAGCGGCTCACCGGCCCCAACGAGCGCGACGGAGCCCACCGCCCGGTCGTCGCCCCCGCCCCTCCTTCCTCCCCCACCAAGCTCTCCGGGCTCAAGCGGCTTCACGAGCGCAGGCAGCGTTCTCGGCCGAAGCTCACCATCCTCAAACCGGGTTCCACGTCCAAGCCCCCTACCCCTGCCGTGCTGTCGCCTTCCGTGACGGGAGCCTCTGCGTCGCCTTCTGCTGACTTCGCCGGACTCAACATATGCGAGCACAAGGGCGTCGACGGGGCTGACGAGTTggacgaagaagaggaggagagggcCATCAAAGAGAGGCGGTTTTACTTGCACCCGTCGCCCAGGTCTCGATCCCGGAATCCCGAACCTGAGCTGCTGCCTTTGTTTCCACTGACCTCCCCCAGGTCTCACCAATCCTGA
- the LOC103989371 gene encoding VQ motif-containing protein 31-like isoform X1: protein MEKPQAGSAAQECTAPSTTFVRADATTFKELVQRLTGPNERDGAHRPVVAPAPPSSPTKLSGLKRLHERRQRSRPKLTILKPGSTSKPPTPAVLSPSVTGASASPSADFAGLNICEHKGVDGADELDEEEEERAIKERRFYLHPSPRSRSRNPEPELLPLFPLTSPRSQKKFFAGPVGSHSLRQVAVTVDPITNIKHHSREPHPIVQQVQTSNSASSSGSFTPTSVQQHCFFSAREGNAGKPSSDLPSPL from the exons ATGGAGAAGCCACAAGCTGGGTCGGCAGCGCAAGAGTGCACCGCTCCCTCCACCACCTTCGTCCGAGCCGACGCCACCACCTTCAAGGAGCTCGTCCAGCGGCTCACCGGCCCCAACGAGCGCGACGGAGCCCACCGCCCGGTCGTCGCCCCCGCCCCTCCTTCCTCCCCCACCAAGCTCTCCGGGCTCAAGCGGCTTCACGAGCGCAGGCAGCGTTCTCGGCCGAAGCTCACCATCCTCAAACCGGGTTCCACGTCCAAGCCCCCTACCCCTGCCGTGCTGTCGCCTTCCGTGACGGGAGCCTCTGCGTCGCCTTCTGCTGACTTCGCCGGACTCAACATATGCGAGCACAAGGGCGTCGACGGGGCTGACGAGTTggacgaagaagaggaggagagggcCATCAAAGAGAGGCGGTTTTACTTGCACCCGTCGCCCAGGTCTCGATCCCGGAATCCCGAACCTGAGCTGCTGCCTTTGTTTCCACTGACCTCCCCCAG ATCACAAAAAAAGTTTTTTGCAGGTCCAGTTGGCAGCCACAGTTTAAGACAAGTTGCAGTTACGGTAGATCCAATCACAAACATAAAACACCATTCCCGTGAACCACATCCCATTGTCCAACAAGTTCAAACATCAAACTCAGCATCCAGCAGTGGGAGTTTTACACCGACAAGTGTTCAGCAACATTGTTTCTTTAGTGCCAGAGAAGGCAATGCCGGAAAACCGAGCTCTGATTTACCTTCCCCACTCTAA